The following is a genomic window from Platichthys flesus chromosome 13, fPlaFle2.1, whole genome shotgun sequence.
ATTTACCTCATTGTTGtatcatatttaaattcatcttTAATAAATTAGATATCCAAAGTAATTAAAGTTGTCACTTAACAGTAGTCGAGTCAAAAGTCAAATATTCTCTGTGAAAACTTGAGAAATAGAAATATGAAGCAGAAGTTATTTGAAATTCAGTTATTTTCTCAACAACCACGATTCTGGATTTACAAGGTGTGAACATGTAAACATGGCCTATcagtggagagggagggggggggggggtccacggCCATCTCAGAAGCTGACCTTTCTCCTACTAACCAATTACCTCTGGTTTAACTTATCCCAGTGACATATGGTCGGCTGCTGCAGCACGAGATAAATGACAAGAACAGGCATCGCAGGCTGGAGAGAACGCACAACCTAGGGCAGAGCGCCAGAGAGACCGGGCGGCGAGGGGGAGGGGCGACCAGAGGCATTAACTGAGCTTATGTTTGACCTTTGTGACCTTTCAGGGACATCTGACGCTGTGTGGTTAGAGGAGGGTCGGCACACATTCTCAACAAGTTGTGGTCCATTGttaatgcacacacagataataAAGACTTCCCTGATCTGCAGCTTTGTGTTGCACAGAATATCACACAATAGAAACctggctactgtaaaaaaaaaactaattttctatGAATAAACAAGAAACCCAAACTGAAAGTCACACGTGATGACTACACACGTCTCTGTGGTAGTTTTGCATCACTTCAAAGTCCTTTAGCATTTTCTGTTCAATCCCTGTTTGAATCCTTGTTGAACACTTCAGTAGTTGTTTAGTGGTCATTGTGTATCTATGTGTCGTTTTTCCTCTTACTGTAACTTCTCTATTTCTCTGAGTTGTTATGTTTTGCCTCATGTTGTCACTTAGTATCTCTGTAAATTAGTTTTTGCATCAACTTGATGcaaactctgtgtgtctgtgagtgtttggTGTCTGTAGGTGGTCATTTGGTATCTCAATGGTCATTATTGATTCCTCATTCTAGTTTTGCATCTGTCtacacacattttacatttggtctgtgggtgttttgtgtgtctgtgtggtagTTTTACATCCCTGTGGGGTCATTTTTTTGGATTTTTGGTACTTTTCAGTGCATTTTTGACAGGTTCATCTATTTGTGACTGTTGTGGGTCTGTTTATGTTCATTTTGTATTCCtagttatatatataactttatagaAATGTTGTAGgtatttgtttaaattgttgtttctttgtggtgattttttgtctgtctgaggtCATTTTGTATCTGTACAATCATCTATTCCCGTGTTGTGGtagttttgttttgctttgtagtaatttgtatgtattttgtaGCTTTGCATCTTTCTGTTGTTGTATTGGATCTAGTTTATCATGTCTATGTTAGTTCTGCATGTTTGAAACATGTGTTTCTTTGAGGTTATGTGAGTCTTGTATAAACGTTGAGCAGCTTTAAGGTCCCAGGTTCCGTTTTGGTCTCAGATCAGTTTCAGGTTCAGTTCTGGTGTCAGATCAGGTTCAGTTCTGGTCTCAGATCAGTTTCAGTTCTGGTCTCAGATCAGTTTAAGTTCTGGTCTCGGATCAGTTTCAGGTCCAGTTGTGGTGTCAGATCAGTTTCAGTTCTGGTCTCAGATCAGTTTCAGGTCCAGTTCTGGTCTTAGATGGGTTCAGTTCTGCTCTCAGTTCAGTTTAAGTTCTGGTCTCAGATAAGTTCAGCTCTGGTCTCAGATCAGTTTCAGGTTTAGTTCTGGTCTCAAATCGTTTCAGCTCTGGTCTCAGATCAGTATCAGGTCCGGTTCCGGTCTGAGATCAGTTTCAGATCAAATTCAGGTCCGGTTGTGGTCTCAGATCAGTTTAAGTTCTGGTCTCGGATCAGTTTCAGGTCCAGTTGTGGTGTCAGATCAGTTTCAGTcctggtctcagatcagcttCAGTTTAAGTTCTGGTCTCAGATCAGTTTCAGGCCCAGACACGTTGATCATCTTCGTGTGCGTCACTCAGCTCCAGAGGAGCAGTGAACTATCGCGATGCTTGCCTCGCGGGCTGACGTCACGCGGCTGATATCTCGCGCTACCTGGACTCCGGGTCTCATTCCTCCTCGGTCCATTCAGCGGAACGTGTCTCTGCGCAGCGCCCTCACGGAACCACATCCACAACctctacttttatttatttaaagtccCGCGAACAGCTCGTTTCTCCGCTAACTGCTCACTCCAGTTCTCACCGGGAAGAAGCAGCTCATTCCAGTCTGATCGGAGCCGGCGGCGCTAACAAAGAAAACCCTTTCTCCTCAGCGAAGCCCCATCCTCTCTTTAGTTATGAGTCATGTGGTCATTGATAATCCACACGGTCTAGATCAGCAGGTGAGTTTCCTCCGGTTCCTCCGTTTCTACCGGTTCACCCCGGTTCTCGCTCTTTACTGCGGCTTCCTGACGACGTTTCGACGCGCAGCGAGCCGCTAGCTGTGCTAAGCTAACGCTGCTAAAATGGAGTCGGCGGAGAGAAGGTTGTGATGGCGGAGCTAGCCGCCGCCGGAGAGACGAGCCTACGTCACGGACACTTGTTCCCTTTTATAACAACTAACCTTCACTCTGTGACGTAGTGACCGCTTAAGGTCGTGATGTCGTGTTTTAACTTACCGGAGCCGGACCGGGGCTAGCTAACCGCTCTTACCCGGCCGGCGTCCCGTGCTAGCCGGCTAGCATCGGGCCTGCTCAGCCTGAAACGTGGCGCAGGAAAAAATGTTGGCAGCGGATTTTAGCGACTAAACTTTACGTAAAGATAAAAGGTCCcgacacaaatacaaacatcagCCATCTTGGTTCAGGTCGGTTGTCTAAAGGAATCCACGGTCGGTGGTTTCTTGTATAATCGcactttttttgtcttttttttaattggtcaGCGGTTTCCTGATTGTGTTGTGTGACGCGCACGCGACGGAGCTCCATTGTGCTGACTGTTTGAAACCAGCAGTGAGCCCGGTGCAGGTTGAACCCGGAGCGGCCTTGGATCAGGGGAATGTGCGTGGATCTGTCACCGGCTCCTGACCGAGCCGCTGACAAACCACGTCGTCTCAGAGAAACCAGGAAACTACCCGCTGTAGAATCTCAATCTAACACTGGAGCTTCTGATCGTTTGGAAGTAACTGTTTGGACCGAACCGCTGAAGCCTCTATTAGCATCAGAACAAGTTGTACAGCTTTGTGTCCACCATGACGATGCACCATGAAGTCATTTTCCTATTGATTGTTATATACATAGCATTTCATTTACAGCAGAGTAATTGTGTTTCTCAACCTTTTCCTCTTTGCAGCTCTCTGCCCTAGACTTGAACTCTGCTGACGGACAAGGCGGAGGAACTGGCCGTAAGTAAAACAGTAGATTTTATAAAACGTAAATACAATAAAGCAAATTAAACTATTTGTATCAATGCGTTGGTCATTAGTTGAGTTACAAATGTATAATTACAAGATGTTCAAATTAGAGTTGATTTGTCTATATAACGATTGGTCCGGTTGTAGGTTTTCAAACCTATATTTGGTAAACAGCACCTTCTGATATCTGGGTCTAGTTGAAGTTCACACCTGacctgcttttcttcttctccagggcGTTACATTCCACCTCACCTGAGGAACAGAGAGGCTCCAAAAAACGGTGAGTTCAGTCAGAAGCCACCCATCCAGTCACAACCACACTGGATGGACTTGTGGTGCTCCATATGTAGAAAGCCCATCAGAGCATGGTAGGAGATGCTGCAAGATCTTTATCAGCCAAAACAAAGCGGCCACTTTTGTTGCACACCAGACAAATGTCAACTTGACTTTGAACCTGAGCCAAGAATCGGGACCAAACAGTTTCAAAATGTGATTTCTGATTCTGTGCATGGAGCCTTTTTATGGCACAGATGAAACCCTAACCCataagagaagagaacagggaAAATTTCTAAATTGTAAAACCTGCAAGTAATCTGTTCCTGGTGAAAAGTCTCCCGTGTGAAAACCAGTGTTAGCTGTGAACTGCTCTGATAAAGGGAATATCAATATTCAATCTAAGACTTTATAAAGTCTTTAACTAGTTTCAGTTATTTGCTGAGCCTCTTAAAGGCTTtaaatgaagacatgtttttggCTGACATATTCAGTCCTCTAAAAATGTAATGGTACTGTGCCATTGCACTCTTGACCTTTTTCTCGTTTGACTGTTTTCTTATTCCACAGCAGGAAATGCGTATTCCGCAGGTATACAGTGCGGTTATTCAGTGGCACCAGTAAATCTCTGTAAGTCCCTTCTGTCTGCTTTTGCTGAGGGCAACTTGCATTTCCAGATGCATGAAATAGCTAATTTACACACCAGCTAAGCCAGTGTGAAGGGTTTGGTAGACCCCAGCACTTCACAGAACAAGATAATGATGGGCCTATGATTAATTGATTCGCTTTTCTCTGCTGGAATGCTTGCAGTCACAATGAACCATATCCTCTAGGTCGTAGGAGTTTATTCTCTTGCTGCACATACTAGATCATGGTTTTACCACTGTATACACAAGCCCATATTTCACCTGCCATGTTCCCCAAGTCTCTCCTAAGCAGTGCCCACAACCATGGCAGGCCGAGTGTCAGCAAAGGCAGAGCAATAACTTTACGTCAGGATGGGATGACTGTAAGATTGGTAACTACTAGTGTAAAGTAAAGCCCAACACTCATTCTGCATGAGCCAGAAATATTGGGTGAGTCTTTTTATAGCCTGCTTCCCTACTTTTGCTCAGGTTACCCAAGACTGGCCTCTCAAGAGCTTGCCTTTTACCATGCCTACAGTGGGGGCTGGCGAAACAGATGTGGTATACCTTAACCCCTACCTGCATGCCATCTACTCGCTCGCAGAGTTTCAGTGTAGTCAGCTGGACCCTTAGGGAGTAACCATGTGCCCTGCTTGTCATGGTCACAAAAAGCAGCAGAATTCTGGGCCTAACACTGCATTTGTCGAAGCTTGGCAGATGAAGTTGCTTATGATGCATGTCGGTGGTGTTGTTTGAAAGACTGTGTGGCAGTCTACTAATGAGACAACCAGGTCGCTGTTaacctgtttcctcctctgcaccAACATTCTGATGCCTTTTTTAACACTTTGTAAGTCACAGTACAGAAATCTAGACGGCTGTTACTTTGCAGAGAAACTGAGCTTCATATTTCTGCTGACATTCATTCACTCTTCAATAACTCATCTCTTACTTCACATTGACCATGtagctttatttttaaataaacaagttgAACCTGAGTGTATACAGGCTTTTTAATAACTGGGGATTTATACCAGCTGGTGAGAGAAACCTGCTCAAACTCACACCTCCTTGGCACATGATTGAATTCTCCTCACCAGTAGCAACCGGCTTTTTCTCTGATGGGTATTTCAAATCAGGGTGATACTCCGTTTTCTTATTGTTGACATTTGCGACTTAAACTcactgtttttaatgaatgataGTGAATCTGAAAGTTTTCTGCCAAACAGATTGTTGAAGCCAACGTGTAGTGTTGGAACTTGTGacagtgttttgaaatgtggGGGACGCATTCTTCTTTCCCAAGAGACGTTGCAGCTGCTGCCTCAATTGTAGTTCATACTTTTAAGACCCAAAAAACCCGAATAGTCCATTAAACCAAAGTCTTTAAGTACATGTGAAACAAGTTAGTGGTTTCTAAACTAATGCCATTATATGCCACACGTGATGTTCCATTTCAACAGGACTTGGACACAAGACTCGTTTCTACAAGCCATGGCAACGTGTGGATGTGGCTACAGCACTTTGATCTGTGTGAAGCATGACAAGGCTTTTCCTTGTGCTTACCTGTAGGTGGCACCAAAATGAACAAACTTACTTGTTTGACGGGTGCAAGTTAAGATCCTGACCACAGATCTAGAACCAGCCTCCTTGGCTGACTCAAGCGTGAATAATCAGAAACCAGATCTGTGCGGCTGGCCTGCTTCTAGATGCTAACGTGTCTCAGTCTTTGCTACTTAGCGCTGCCGCTGTAAGGCGTGCTAACCGTCCAGTGTCCCATCTCCCCTCCCCCACCAGCCTCCTCAGTCTGCACTGGTAACAGTGTGACCACCGATGGGTATGATGACACAgccagtgtccacagctgggCTGATCGATGTGGTAAATGTCTCATACAGGAAGAGACGGGGCTCAGTAGGTCTTAGTTCAGTCTAGGGTGGTAAATTAatattctatttaaaataaatagataatgaATATCAAATCTCTTGCACAGGTAGAGGTTGAAGACATTTCACTCTTGTatttgatgaaatacatttgaCTGTTGCAAACTTTCAGTCCAGGGTCTTGATATATATTAGGCTGAAAACAGGTTAGCACATAAAGACAATAGTTACAGTAACATTGTTCTTGCTGCTCTTGTTGAAGTTTATTCCTCACACGCTTCTCTGTCTCTTGTCTCATGAAGACTCACCTGGGTGGGACGGAGGACGTAGCAACGGATTTGTGAATGGTTTCCACGACAATCGCACTAATGGGGGATTTGGAGGTCGCGGACCCCCTCGCATTGATAGAGGTGGGCGCGGTGCCTACCGTGGTAACAGGGGTGGAGGCTCCTTTAATCAACCACTGCAAAATGCAGGTGGGGTAAACCTGTCATGCTTTAATATGTCTGACTTGAGCTGTAGCGTGGTGACAGTGTAGCCTTAGATGGGAACCTTGCCCTCCCCCACCCTTGTTTTTACAGTATAACGTAAGAGCTGTTCATATAAATATTACAGACTTTCAGAAAATTTGAAATCAGATTAAAGCCTTGATGGTCTTTGAACGACTCTTGGCAATTTTGCTTTAAAGAGAATCCAGAAATCTCCACTTAGGTAAGAAAGTGACATGGTCTGACGATCAACAGTGAATTTAAACAGGGAAAACCTAGTTGAAGCTAACTGGTGCGTTTCCCTGCGTCACAGGAGTTGGTGGTTTTGAAAACAAAGACAGCAACTGGCAAGGAGCTCCCAGGGACGCTGCCTACAACAGCTTTGGGGGACGAACTGACAGCAGATCCAAGTCAACCTTCTTCAATgagcgtggaggaggaggcggcggcggctccAGGGGAaggtgtgtttcagtttgtcttGGTTTGAAATCACACTGGACTATATACTGTTATAATTTGTATAAAGATGAGTATTTCCattactgtaaataaacaaactgtCAATAAATCAACTAATATTTTAAGTTGCCTCACGACAAACTGAACAGTAATATTCTTGACAAAAGCTAAGCTGTAGCTTGTTACTTTGTACACACTGATAACTATGGTGCCTCATATCTAATGTGATTGTGTAGATATGATCGCGGAGGCTTCTCAAGTGGAGGAAACAACCGCTGGGAGGATTCCAGTGAGGACTGGTCCAAGCCCACTCCTCCTAATGAGCGCCTGGAAGCGTAAGAACCACTCGgctcataaataaataaaaaccatcCACCTATCGTCTGCATTCGTCCTGAactaatcaaacattttaattctagGGAGCTTTTTTCTACAAGCAACACTGGGATAAACTTTGAGAAATATGATGATATCCCTGTGGAGGCCACCGGGTCCAACTCCCCGCCTCATATTGATAGTGTAAGTCTGTTCATCGCTTGTTTACCGTCTGACCAAACTTAATTCATTTGAAACAATTTTCACTTCTTGACTGGTCTGTGTTTCTTCTGTAGTTCCATGATGTGGAATTGGGGGAGATTATCATGGCGAACATCAACCTGAGTCGCTACACTCGTCCCACCCCCGTTCAGAAATATGCTATCCCCATCATCAAGTCCAAAAGAGACCTGATGGCCTGCGCCCAGACTGGTGTGTATTTCTGTATTCTTTGAATCTTTGCTCATTGTGTTTCCTGTATTAATTTATCCGGACAGGGGAAGCAAAAGGTCAGTGTACTTTTAGATTGATGGTTTACCTGATCCCTGCTATGTTTCAGGCTCTGGCAAGACTGCAGCCTTCCTGCTGCCCGTGCTGAGTCAGATCTTCACCGAAGGACCAGGAGATGCTCTGCAGGCCTCCAAGAATGGACAGGTACTGAGCAAAGAGAATAATGAACACATCCTGCTCTACCCTTTTTTGCTTCTTGTTacgattatttattttatcctcaGGACAACGGAAGGTACAGCCGTCGTAAACAGTACCCGCTTGCCCTGGTCCTGGCTCCGACCAGAGAGCTGGCCCTGCAGATCTATGACGAGGCGAGGAAGGTGAGTCTCACTCTGCAGGAACACAGTCTAACTCGCAATGGTTAATTGACTTGGCACCAGAGAATAAAGAATAGGGATCTTTGATGCTAACCTAGCGTTACTGTATCTCCTCGTTTACTGCAGAGCACTCACCAATTTAAAACGTATATCACAAACTTGAATTTAGTTTGAAGGAGCCAATACACCATAGAATGGACGACATTAAATAAATGGACATCTTGAAGCTTAATTGTTCTTCCCACTCTGTAGGTTGCCTATCGCTCTCGTGTGCGTCCCTGCGTAGTTTATGGTGGAGCTGACATCGGTGGACAGATCAGGGAACTGGAGAGAGGCTGTCACCTTCTCGTGGCCACACCTGGACGTCTGGTCGATATGATGGAGAGGGGCAAGATCGGTCTGGACTACTGCAAGTAAGTATAACACCAGGCTATATGAAAAGGATCCAACTGAAACCACCCGACTTGATTAAATCTGGTAATTGATTAAATGTTTAACTAAGctgagtgtctgtgcagctaCCTGATCCTGGACGAGGCTGACCGCATGTTGGACATGGGTTTCGAGCCACAGATCAGACGTATTGTGGAACAGGATACGATGCCACCTAAAGGCATTCGTCAGACCATGATGTTCAGTGCCACCTTCCCTAAGGAGATCCAGGTACTCACTCAAGTCTACAGAATCTTGTTTATCGTCATAAATATCTGTATACTATATATCTGACTTGTTTGCTTGTGTAGATTCTGGCTCGTGATTTCCTGGAGGACTACATTTTCCTGGCGGTGGGTCGCGTGGGTTCGACTTCAGAAAACATCACCCAGAAAGTGGTTTGGGTGGAAGAAACGGACAAGAGGTCCTTCCTCTTGGATCTGCTCAACGCCACAggtgagaagagaaaacacatccAGTGTTTTCTGCCCTGGAACGTCACATTAGACTCTAACAACCTTCCTGTGTTTGTCAGTCTGCACCATATCGAGCTAATATTGTTAATCTCTAGTTAATGCTGTTGATTCTAGTAAAGACAAAATATCAAAACCCAGTATATTAAGCTGGGTGAGCAGGTAGTGAACCATATGTCATGCTTGATGTGGTTTGCTTCTCATGATGATCTAAAGCTGTGTATGTACTTAGAAGCCTCGTGTTTACTCGCCGGTTTGGTTTTATCTTAGTTATGCCCAGTGACGAGGTCGAGACCCCAGACAAACCAGGTAAGTGTGAACGTACTATAACTCAACTCTGACCCACAAGCCAGAAAAACTCACATCCCACTGCCCattctgtcccctctgtcccctgctggacatgttttttcatgttttattttgaatctttATTCATTTCTAAAAAGAACTAGTAGGATTGATGATGGCCTTAACCTTGCATAGTGTCCACTGACCTCGGAACTGAAAAGGAAGTCTGCTTGTAGGGTCACGTGGCTCACCATGACCATGTGGTGGTGGTGAAAGCTCGGTTTCCATGAGTCATCGTCTGATTTAAAGGCCCCGACAGTTTCTGTAGATCGGTTCAGATCAAACAAACATGAGTGAACATATTTCACTTATCTTAAGGATATGATGTTGGTCAGTACCTAACTCATTAGATTTTGGTCATTTAACATTTGTGACATTAGATGATTTTCATCTGAAACGTGCTCTGATTCttatttagacattttattGATCCTGTTAATTTTTAcgtttgataattttttttgtaaaattaaCTTTTCTCTACAAAAATTAAATGCTGTGCTTCTTGTGCTTGTGCATTATTGTATGTTTTAGTCCTGTTTCTTAAACTACTCAACCTCAAAAGAAAAGCCACTACACAAAGGCAACTAATTCAGCCTTATTAAAGCACATACTGGGCTGTAGTGGGATTCAAGTTGTGAACCTGAGGATCCGAATCTTGGGTGATCAAGTTCATGGTTGAGCTTTTTATTCAGCCCTTTTTAAGTTTTCATTCGTTTGATTTACTTAATGATCTTGGA
Proteins encoded in this region:
- the ddx3xa gene encoding DEAD-box helicase 3 X-linked a isoform X3 yields the protein MSHVVIDNPHGLDQQLSALDLNSADGQGGGTGRRYIPPHLRNREAPKNAGNAYSAGIQCGYSVAPVNLFSPKQCPQPWQAECQQRQSNNFTSGWDDCKIGYPRLASQELAFYHAYSGGWRNRCASSVCTGNSVTTDGYDDTASVHSWADRCDSPGWDGGRSNGFVNGFHDNRTNGGFGGRGPPRIDRGVGGFENKDSNWQGAPRDAAYNSFGGRTDSRSKSTFFNERGGGGGGGSRGRYDRGGFSSGGNNRWEDSSEDWSKPTPPNERLEAELFSTSNTGINFEKYDDIPVEATGSNSPPHIDSFHDVELGEIIMANINLSRYTRPTPVQKYAIPIIKSKRDLMACAQTGSGKTAAFLLPVLSQIFTEGPGDALQASKNGQDNGRYSRRKQYPLALVLAPTRELALQIYDEARKVAYRSRVRPCVVYGGADIGGQIRELERGCHLLVATPGRLVDMMERGKIGLDYCNYLILDEADRMLDMGFEPQIRRIVEQDTMPPKGIRQTMMFSATFPKEIQILARDFLEDYIFLAVGRVGSTSENITQKVVWVEETDKRSFLLDLLNATVMPSDEVETPDKPAKAALTLVFVETKKGADALEDFLYHEGYSCTSIHGDRSQRDREEALNQFRSGRCPILVATAVAARGLDISNVKHVINFDLPSDIEEYVHRIGRTGRVGNLGLATSFFNDKNSNITKDLLDILVEAKQEVPPWLESLAYEHQHKSTGRGRSKRFSGGFGARDYRQTPGGAASFTSSRGGGRNPGGSRGGFGGGGFGGGGGGFYGNDSYGGNYSSSGSSVDWWGN
- the ddx3xa gene encoding DEAD-box helicase 3 X-linked a isoform X1, with amino-acid sequence MSHVVIDNPHGLDQQLSALDLNSADGQGGGTGRRYIPPHLRNREAPKNAGNAYSAGIQCGYSVAPVNLFSPKQCPQPWQAECQQRQSNNFTSGWDDCKIGYPRLASQELAFYHAYSGGWRNRCASSVCTGNSVTTDGYDDTASVHSWADRCDSPGWDGGRSNGFVNGFHDNRTNGGFGGRGPPRIDRGGRGAYRGNRGGGSFNQPLQNAGVGGFENKDSNWQGAPRDAAYNSFGGRTDSRSKSTFFNERGGGGGGGSRGRYDRGGFSSGGNNRWEDSSEDWSKPTPPNERLEAELFSTSNTGINFEKYDDIPVEATGSNSPPHIDSFHDVELGEIIMANINLSRYTRPTPVQKYAIPIIKSKRDLMACAQTGSGKTAAFLLPVLSQIFTEGPGDALQASKNGQDNGRYSRRKQYPLALVLAPTRELALQIYDEARKVAYRSRVRPCVVYGGADIGGQIRELERGCHLLVATPGRLVDMMERGKIGLDYCNYLILDEADRMLDMGFEPQIRRIVEQDTMPPKGIRQTMMFSATFPKEIQILARDFLEDYIFLAVGRVGSTSENITQKVVWVEETDKRSFLLDLLNATVMPSDEVETPDKPAKAALTLVFVETKKGADALEDFLYHEGYSCTSIHGDRSQRDREEALNQFRSGRCPILVATAVAARGLDISNVKHVINFDLPSDIEEYVHRIGRTGRVGNLGLATSFFNDKNSNITKDLLDILVEAKQEVPPWLESLAYEHQHKSTGRGRSKRFSGGFGARDYRQTPGGAASFTSSRGGGRNPGGSRGGFGGGGFGGGGGGFYGNDSYGGNYSSSGSSVDWWGN
- the ddx3xa gene encoding DEAD-box helicase 3 X-linked a isoform X4, with the translated sequence MSHVVIDNPHGLDQQLSALDLNSADGQGGGTGRRYIPPHLRNREAPKNAGNAYSAGIQCGYSVAPVNLFSPKQCPQPWQAECQQRQSNNFTSGWDDCKIGYPRLASQELAFYHAYSGGWRNRCDSPGWDGGRSNGFVNGFHDNRTNGGFGGRGPPRIDRGGRGAYRGNRGGGSFNQPLQNAGVGGFENKDSNWQGAPRDAAYNSFGGRTDSRSKSTFFNERGGGGGGGSRGRYDRGGFSSGGNNRWEDSSEDWSKPTPPNERLEAELFSTSNTGINFEKYDDIPVEATGSNSPPHIDSFHDVELGEIIMANINLSRYTRPTPVQKYAIPIIKSKRDLMACAQTGSGKTAAFLLPVLSQIFTEGPGDALQASKNGQDNGRYSRRKQYPLALVLAPTRELALQIYDEARKVAYRSRVRPCVVYGGADIGGQIRELERGCHLLVATPGRLVDMMERGKIGLDYCNYLILDEADRMLDMGFEPQIRRIVEQDTMPPKGIRQTMMFSATFPKEIQILARDFLEDYIFLAVGRVGSTSENITQKVVWVEETDKRSFLLDLLNATVMPSDEVETPDKPAKAALTLVFVETKKGADALEDFLYHEGYSCTSIHGDRSQRDREEALNQFRSGRCPILVATAVAARGLDISNVKHVINFDLPSDIEEYVHRIGRTGRVGNLGLATSFFNDKNSNITKDLLDILVEAKQEVPPWLESLAYEHQHKSTGRGRSKRFSGGFGARDYRQTPGGAASFTSSRGGGRNPGGSRGGFGGGGFGGGGGGFYGNDSYGGNYSSSGSSVDWWGN
- the ddx3xa gene encoding DEAD-box helicase 3 X-linked a isoform X5, producing the protein MSHVVIDNPHGLDQQLSALDLNSADGQGGGTGRRYIPPHLRNREAPKNAGNAYSAGIQCGYSVAPVNLFSPKQCPQPWQAECQQRQSNNFTSGWDDCKIGYPRLASQELAFYHAYSGGWRNRCDSPGWDGGRSNGFVNGFHDNRTNGGFGGRGPPRIDRGGRGAYRGNRGGGSFNQPLQNAGVGGFENKDSNWQGAPRDAAYNSFGGRTDSRSKSTFFNERGGGGGGGSRGRYDRGGFSSGGNNRWEDSSEDWSKPTPPNERLEAELFSTSNTGINFEKYDDIPVEATGSNSPPHIDSFHDVELGEIIMANINLSRYTRPTPVQKYAIPIIKSKRDLMACAQTGSGKTAAFLLPVLSQIFTEGPGDALQASKNGQDNGRYSRRKQYPLALVLAPTRELALQIYDEARKVAYRSRVRPCVVYGGADIGGQIRELERGCHLLVATPGRLVDMMERGKIGLDYCNYLILDEADRMLDMGFEPQIRRIVEQDTMPPKGIRQTMMFSATFPKEIQILARDFLEDYIFLAVGRVGSTSENITQKVVWVEETDKRSFLLDLLNATAKAALTLVFVETKKGADALEDFLYHEGYSCTSIHGDRSQRDREEALNQFRSGRCPILVATAVAARGLDISNVKHVINFDLPSDIEEYVHRIGRTGRVGNLGLATSFFNDKNSNITKDLLDILVEAKQEVPPWLESLAYEHQHKSTGRGRSKRFSGGFGARDYRQTPGGAASFTSSRGGGRNPGGSRGGFGGGGFGGGGGGFYGNDSYGGNYSSSGSSVDWWGN
- the ddx3xa gene encoding DEAD-box helicase 3 X-linked a isoform X2; translation: MSHVVIDNPHGLDQQLSALDLNSADGQGGGTGRRYIPPHLRNREAPKNGNAYSAGIQCGYSVAPVNLFSPKQCPQPWQAECQQRQSNNFTSGWDDCKIGYPRLASQELAFYHAYSGGWRNRCASSVCTGNSVTTDGYDDTASVHSWADRCDSPGWDGGRSNGFVNGFHDNRTNGGFGGRGPPRIDRGGRGAYRGNRGGGSFNQPLQNAGVGGFENKDSNWQGAPRDAAYNSFGGRTDSRSKSTFFNERGGGGGGGSRGRYDRGGFSSGGNNRWEDSSEDWSKPTPPNERLEAELFSTSNTGINFEKYDDIPVEATGSNSPPHIDSFHDVELGEIIMANINLSRYTRPTPVQKYAIPIIKSKRDLMACAQTGSGKTAAFLLPVLSQIFTEGPGDALQASKNGQDNGRYSRRKQYPLALVLAPTRELALQIYDEARKVAYRSRVRPCVVYGGADIGGQIRELERGCHLLVATPGRLVDMMERGKIGLDYCNYLILDEADRMLDMGFEPQIRRIVEQDTMPPKGIRQTMMFSATFPKEIQILARDFLEDYIFLAVGRVGSTSENITQKVVWVEETDKRSFLLDLLNATVMPSDEVETPDKPAKAALTLVFVETKKGADALEDFLYHEGYSCTSIHGDRSQRDREEALNQFRSGRCPILVATAVAARGLDISNVKHVINFDLPSDIEEYVHRIGRTGRVGNLGLATSFFNDKNSNITKDLLDILVEAKQEVPPWLESLAYEHQHKSTGRGRSKRFSGGFGARDYRQTPGGAASFTSSRGGGRNPGGSRGGFGGGGFGGGGGGFYGNDSYGGNYSSSGSSVDWWGN
- the ddx3xa gene encoding DEAD-box helicase 3 X-linked a isoform X6; translated protein: MSHVVIDNPHGLDQQLSALDLNSADGQGGGTGRRYIPPHLRNREAPKNAGNAYSAGIQCGYSVAPVNLSSSVCTGNSVTTDGYDDTASVHSWADRCDSPGWDGGRSNGFVNGFHDNRTNGGFGGRGPPRIDRGGRGAYRGNRGGGSFNQPLQNAGVGGFENKDSNWQGAPRDAAYNSFGGRTDSRSKSTFFNERGGGGGGGSRGRYDRGGFSSGGNNRWEDSSEDWSKPTPPNERLEAELFSTSNTGINFEKYDDIPVEATGSNSPPHIDSFHDVELGEIIMANINLSRYTRPTPVQKYAIPIIKSKRDLMACAQTGSGKTAAFLLPVLSQIFTEGPGDALQASKNGQDNGRYSRRKQYPLALVLAPTRELALQIYDEARKVAYRSRVRPCVVYGGADIGGQIRELERGCHLLVATPGRLVDMMERGKIGLDYCNYLILDEADRMLDMGFEPQIRRIVEQDTMPPKGIRQTMMFSATFPKEIQILARDFLEDYIFLAVGRVGSTSENITQKVVWVEETDKRSFLLDLLNATVMPSDEVETPDKPAKAALTLVFVETKKGADALEDFLYHEGYSCTSIHGDRSQRDREEALNQFRSGRCPILVATAVAARGLDISNVKHVINFDLPSDIEEYVHRIGRTGRVGNLGLATSFFNDKNSNITKDLLDILVEAKQEVPPWLESLAYEHQHKSTGRGRSKRFSGGFGARDYRQTPGGAASFTSSRGGGRNPGGSRGGFGGGGFGGGGGGFYGNDSYGGNYSSSGSSVDWWGN